The following are encoded in a window of Chitinophagaceae bacterium genomic DNA:
- a CDS encoding gliding motility-associated C-terminal domain-containing protein, translating into MRFIKYLALLFLFAKCFALKAQVITTVAGTGVIGYSGDGGPAINAQLGDMYYCYPAFDNAGNMYIAQSGSNTIRKIDINGVITTIAGTIGLSGYSGDGGLAINALLYHPNSIAIDNVNNIYFADANGSFIRKIDPAGIITTVSGQITPNCGVGDGGPLALARFRAISAMTFDQFNNLYIADYGCNTIRKVNPTGIITTIAGTGTSGYSGDGGPATSAQLDYPCNVAIDNFGNILIPDARNHRIRKVDNAGIITTIAGTGTLGYTGDGGLATLAQLAFPGSVVIDNLGNYYFGDYYGIVIRKVDQAGIISTYAGNGTVGYTGDGGPAILASLNITQGKISIDNNNFIYFADDIDGVIRKINDCITASISQQPANATICNSGNASFSVLASNAVGYLWQIDTGTGWTGLSNNGIYSGTNTSVLNITGANTSMNGYRYRCVVINNCANIFTMPAILNVTIPSVPTVTISSNSNPVCPNELAIFKATITNGGLAPIYQWEKNNTPVGINSSIYTDNSISNGDIINCTILSNATCISTPTATSNTITMALKQYPPVNLGPDTSICSGNSIVIKAQPGYISYLWQDGSINSSYTANTSGIYKVIVTDQCGVISTDSIIIKLNQMPAHFLNSDTIICVNSELTLFANKLFLQYLWNTNSISPSILIKNPGLYWLQVTDTNNCTGRDSILIRTKQCVSTIYFPNAFTPNGDGINDTYKPKVYGNILKYNIRILNRYGEVVFESTNILKGWDGKFKNKQQPSGCYVWFCSYNINGLIDETETGSFLLLK; encoded by the coding sequence ATGCGTTTTATCAAATATCTAGCATTACTTTTTCTGTTTGCAAAATGCTTTGCACTAAAAGCGCAAGTAATTACCACCGTTGCTGGCACGGGAGTGATTGGATATTCTGGCGATGGCGGCCCTGCAATAAATGCTCAACTTGGAGATATGTATTATTGCTATCCAGCTTTTGACAATGCTGGTAATATGTATATAGCACAATCAGGTAGTAACACCATTCGTAAGATAGACATCAATGGCGTAATCACAACTATTGCTGGTACAATTGGGCTCTCTGGTTATTCAGGAGACGGTGGATTAGCTATTAATGCTCTTTTGTATCACCCAAATTCAATAGCTATTGACAATGTAAATAATATTTATTTCGCTGATGCAAATGGAAGCTTTATTAGAAAAATTGACCCTGCAGGCATTATTACAACTGTCTCGGGTCAAATTACGCCCAATTGTGGTGTTGGGGATGGCGGCCCACTAGCTTTAGCACGGTTCAGAGCAATTTCTGCGATGACATTTGACCAATTCAACAATTTGTATATCGCAGATTATGGGTGTAACACAATAAGAAAGGTCAATCCAACAGGAATCATTACTACAATTGCTGGAACTGGGACTTCGGGATATTCAGGTGATGGAGGCCCAGCTACTTCTGCTCAACTCGACTATCCGTGCAATGTGGCAATAGATAATTTTGGAAATATTCTTATACCAGATGCTCGAAATCACAGAATTAGAAAAGTAGATAATGCTGGCATAATAACTACTATCGCTGGAACTGGCACATTGGGTTATACTGGTGATGGGGGGCTTGCAACCCTTGCTCAGTTGGCATTCCCCGGGTCAGTGGTCATAGACAATTTAGGAAATTATTATTTTGGTGATTATTATGGCATAGTAATCAGAAAAGTTGATCAAGCTGGTATTATTAGTACTTATGCAGGCAATGGTACTGTAGGGTATACAGGGGATGGAGGTCCTGCCATTCTTGCTTCCTTGAATATAACTCAAGGAAAAATAAGTATTGATAACAACAACTTCATTTACTTTGCAGACGATATAGATGGGGTAATAAGAAAAATTAATGATTGCATAACTGCTTCTATAAGTCAGCAGCCGGCAAATGCAACTATTTGCAATTCCGGCAATGCAAGCTTTTCAGTGTTAGCCTCAAATGCAGTTGGCTACTTATGGCAAATTGATACAGGCACAGGCTGGACTGGTTTATCTAATAATGGCATCTATTCTGGCACAAATACGAGTGTGCTAAATATTACAGGGGCAAATACCTCAATGAACGGCTATCGTTACAGATGCGTAGTGATTAATAACTGTGCCAATATTTTTACAATGCCCGCTATTTTGAATGTTACTATACCTTCCGTTCCTACTGTTACTATATCTTCTAATTCAAATCCTGTATGCCCAAATGAACTAGCGATATTTAAAGCAACCATTACAAACGGAGGATTGGCGCCGATTTATCAATGGGAAAAAAACAATACTCCAGTTGGGATAAATTCTTCCATATACACAGATAATTCGATTAGTAATGGAGACATTATAAACTGTACAATACTTTCAAATGCCACATGTATATCCACACCCACAGCAACTAGCAATACTATTACAATGGCATTGAAGCAATATCCCCCAGTAAATTTAGGGCCTGATACATCGATTTGTTCTGGAAACTCAATTGTAATAAAAGCTCAGCCTGGATATATTTCGTACCTGTGGCAAGACGGGTCGATTAATTCCAGCTACACTGCTAATACTTCAGGAATATATAAAGTAATTGTAACAGATCAATGTGGCGTAATTTCAACTGATTCCATAATTATTAAACTAAACCAGATGCCAGCACATTTCCTTAACTCCGATACTATCATTTGTGTTAATAGCGAGTTGACGCTCTTCGCAAACAAATTATTTCTTCAATATTTATGGAACACAAATTCAATATCTCCTTCAATTCTTATTAAAAACCCAGGCTTATATTGGCTACAAGTTACAGATACTAATAACTGCACTGGAAGGGATTCTATTCTTATTCGTACAAAGCAGTGTGTAAGTACTATTTATTTTCCAAATGCATTTACCCCAAATGGAGATGGTATTAATGATACTTATAAGCCTAAGGTTTATGGGAATATTCTTAAGTACAATATTCGTATCCTAAATCGATATGGAGAAGTTGTTTTCGAATCGACTAATATCTTGAAAGGTTGGGATGGTAAATTCAAAAATAAGCAACAGCCGAGTGGATGTTATGTCTGGTTTTGCTCATATAATATCAACGGCTTAATTGATGAAACTGAAACGGGATCATTTCTATTACTAAAATAA
- a CDS encoding DUF262 domain-containing protein, with amino-acid sequence METITATENKTAESIKSLFQSSETIRIPAYQRAYSWEDKQCSQFLEDLLEQKGKRYYLGQFLFEKDGSTLFIIDGQQRLTTTILFLSAVAKVNASKGQSIEAIKKIYLTDVFKTIEDDQVIFKKITQKHLVSIIDDTETISQRRIIEAFNYFETELTKLDNETLDLIQKTLENAIISTFFISNKVEATQVFEYQNNRGKELSRFEVIKAYLMHQIYIQSHDNKQANNDIAEIQSIISKTYRYIEAVEGYFTENELLDNCCNLFYNINGNIEAIKEKLNKTADKTEWIKLFFENFVELSHSAKSIVSNKRQPEITNLFFVGNEANWKLILLVLFNKGDNKGETYNKILKLLEVLCFKLKLGDYRTDNLPSLAKHYFRKTNGYDIERLYHDIKHSTDFGFQWYWNNNDYFKNIINNYFDNQKHHYNRNTIKFILWQYENSLRAKNRSGALLDKDLYNSYTIEHIKPQNPTDEEYTEEFKKNFLQLAGNLALLTQSQNSKFGNKSFDKKSELFQDTALSSYTEIREHNVWTENEIAERHKRISEFAKKYFDTSNL; translated from the coding sequence ATGGAAACAATTACGGCAACCGAAAATAAAACAGCAGAAAGTATAAAATCGCTTTTCCAATCTTCTGAAACTATCAGAATACCTGCTTATCAACGAGCATACAGTTGGGAAGACAAACAATGTTCGCAATTCCTTGAAGACCTTTTAGAACAAAAAGGGAAACGGTATTATTTAGGACAGTTTTTGTTTGAAAAAGATGGCTCTACTCTTTTTATCATAGACGGACAACAACGATTAACGACAACTATTTTATTTCTTTCAGCAGTTGCAAAAGTTAATGCAAGCAAAGGACAAAGCATTGAAGCAATAAAAAAAATCTACTTGACCGACGTTTTCAAAACTATTGAGGACGACCAAGTGATTTTCAAAAAAATTACTCAAAAGCATTTGGTCTCTATCATTGACGACACTGAAACCATATCGCAACGAAGAATAATTGAAGCATTCAACTATTTTGAAACTGAATTAACTAAGCTTGACAACGAAACTCTTGACTTAATTCAAAAGACTTTAGAAAACGCTATAATTAGCACTTTTTTTATTTCCAACAAGGTTGAAGCAACCCAGGTTTTTGAATATCAAAACAATCGTGGCAAAGAACTTTCAAGATTTGAAGTAATCAAGGCGTACTTAATGCATCAAATATATATTCAAAGCCACGACAACAAACAAGCAAACAATGACATTGCGGAAATTCAAAGTATCATTTCCAAAACTTACCGATACATTGAAGCAGTTGAAGGCTATTTTACAGAAAACGAACTTTTGGATAATTGCTGTAACCTCTTTTACAATATCAACGGGAATATTGAAGCCATAAAAGAAAAGCTAAACAAAACAGCAGACAAAACGGAATGGATAAAGCTGTTTTTTGAAAATTTCGTAGAACTTTCGCATAGTGCGAAAAGTATTGTAAGCAATAAAAGGCAGCCTGAAATCACAAATCTTTTCTTTGTTGGCAACGAGGCTAACTGGAAGCTGATTTTACTTGTACTCTTCAACAAAGGGGACAACAAAGGCGAGACATACAACAAGATTTTAAAATTGTTAGAAGTTCTATGCTTTAAATTGAAGTTAGGCGATTACAGAACTGATAATTTACCCTCACTTGCTAAGCATTATTTTAGAAAAACTAATGGCTACGACATTGAAAGATTATATCACGACATTAAACATTCTACCGACTTTGGTTTTCAATGGTACTGGAACAACAATGATTACTTCAAGAATATCATAAACAACTACTTTGATAATCAAAAGCATCATTATAACCGAAATACAATCAAGTTTATTCTTTGGCAGTATGAAAACAGTTTGAGAGCTAAAAATCGTTCTGGTGCATTGTTGGACAAAGACCTTTATAACAGTTATACAATTGAGCATATTAAGCCTCAAAATCCGACAGACGAAGAATACACAGAAGAATTTAAAAAGAACTTTCTTCAACTTGCAGGCAACTTAGCATTATTGACACAGAGCCAAAACAGTAAGTTTGGGAACAAGTCGTTTGACAAAAAAAGTGAGTTATTTCAGGACACAGCACTTTCAAGCTACACTGAAATAAGAGAACATAATGTATGGACAGAAAATGAAATTGCGGAGCGACACAAACGAATTTCGGAGTTTGCTAAAAAGTATTTTGACACTTCAAATCTGTGA
- a CDS encoding very short patch repair endonuclease, translating into MADKKIYVRDKRSPTPSSENVSKVMSSNKAKDTKPELLLRKLLWKNGLRGYRIHPKKIAGKPDVCFISRKVAIFINGCFWHRCPYCNYKLPKQNKHFWENKFRNNVRRDKEKIMQLKKMKWKVITVWECQLKKHKVDKTLNSIIHKIRY; encoded by the coding sequence ATGGCAGATAAAAAAATATATGTAAGAGATAAAAGATCTCCAACTCCTTCAAGTGAGAATGTTTCAAAAGTCATGAGCAGCAACAAAGCAAAAGATACAAAGCCTGAGCTGCTTTTGCGAAAGTTACTTTGGAAAAATGGACTAAGGGGATATAGAATTCACCCAAAGAAGATTGCGGGAAAGCCAGATGTTTGTTTTATTTCACGAAAAGTTGCAATTTTTATAAATGGATGCTTTTGGCATAGATGTCCGTATTGTAATTATAAATTACCTAAACAGAATAAGCATTTTTGGGAAAATAAATTTAGAAATAATGTGAGAAGGGATAAGGAAAAGATTATGCAGTTGAAAAAAATGAAATGGAAAGTAATCACTGTTTGGGAATGCCAGTTAAAGAAACATAAAGTTGATAAAACACTAAATTCGATAATACACAAAATCAGATATTGA
- a CDS encoding helix-turn-helix transcriptional regulator has protein sequence MASSKKNISTVGEQLRTIREKANLPLREVATSIGIDTSLLGKIERNERQATKEQVKQLAAFYKIDEKKLLKELLSDQFAYKILEEEADLDTFILAEDKVEYLKTNHNAK, from the coding sequence ATGGCATCTTCCAAAAAAAACATATCGACAGTTGGAGAGCAACTCAGAACAATACGGGAAAAGGCAAACCTTCCTTTGAGAGAAGTAGCAACAAGCATTGGTATCGACACTTCTCTGCTTGGCAAAATTGAACGCAATGAAAGGCAAGCAACAAAGGAACAGGTTAAACAATTAGCTGCATTCTATAAAATCGATGAAAAAAAATTATTGAAAGAGCTGCTGAGTGACCAATTTGCTTATAAGATACTTGAAGAAGAGGCAGACTTAGATACGTTCATACTTGCGGAAGATAAAGTTGAATACTTAAAAACCAATCACAATGCCAAATAA